Within Hydra vulgaris chromosome 02, alternate assembly HydraT2T_AEP, the genomic segment TGGATTccaattggaaaaaaatttttcgaaTTGCAATCCGATCCGAAAGCATCGAATTGGATTGCAGTCCGAAAAAAcaatctgaaaaaattttaacaaacttttttccgATACATTACTTTCGGATCAAATCAATCCGTAAGTAATTTGAACCGTTCAGCATAGATAGTTCGGTGCACAATCCGACAATTCGATAAACAGTAACGGATCGGCGGTCTCTAGTAATcagtaatagttaatttcacaaaatgaaattaactattactgATTACTAGAGACCGCCTCTAACACGTGTTAAATAAAACGTGTCAAGAATTAACTATTAATTCTTGACacgtattattttttttgttttagaaggttttaaacacGCAACATAAATCAAGTGTAACttttttctgagttgtgccggctgggcATAATTGTCTTATTTGCCAAATTGGAAAGCTTAAACTTAATGAAAAGCATTCTTTGGGACATTAGGCACCAAATATAAATCTTAAAGTTGGCATAACTTCCAAGcccaaaacattttaaaatctttctgTTCCAACAACACAATTATAGCTCGAGGTTCTAATCATTCCTGTACAATCGCAACAAGACTCTAAAACTTGCATAAGTTTTAGAGTcttgtttttttagaaattgagaaTTGTACCTCTCCACTTTAAAACCCAAGTCGTTGGCCCTGAAAACTCAAAAGATTACTTATgcaattgaaaaaatgattaaaaccTTTGTCTAGAATCAGTAAAGTTTAGAGGAAATCAACTATccaaaaagtatataacaataaaacacaTAGGGAAGATATCTAGTATAAAACTCTTTGTTAATCTATGTTTTGTAGGTTTTTCACAAAGTATTCAAGATGAGTTTCAGGATCTTCCTGTTCGTAAAAAACCTTGGATCTATAAGATTTTTGAAGTGTGACAtctttaactactttttttgaGGGGGAAGGTGGTGCAGTGTTTATCGAATGAgcttatacatacatatatatatatatatatatatatatatatatatatatatatatatatatatatatatatataccttttgaaaaaatgtatatttgtttttttgatttttttaatttcatatatattgtTTGATATTTCGCTGATTTATTGCGATCAGCGTCatcagttataataaataaaaatcgttacaaaggaaataataaaaacaaacaattttacatacattttatcGTATAACAAGGAAATGACTTTCtcagattatatatatatatatatatatatatatttatatttatatttatatatatatataaatatatatatttatatatatatttatatttatatttatatttatatatatatatatatatatatatttatatatatgtatatttatatatatatatatatatatatatatatatatatatatatatatatatatatatgtatatatgtatatatatatatatgtatatatatatatgtatatatatatatatatatatatatatatatatatatatatatatatatatgtatatatatttcaatgtCATATTTTGTTgtacatgaatatatatatatatatatatatatatatatatatatatatatatatatatatatatatatatatatatatatatatatataataataatataaagcataaaaaacAGCTGGATACAAACTAAATTTATTCTTCGTAATATTTCGATCTGCTTTTGCACAGATCGTCATCAGAcgtaaaatataatacaaaaaaccgttacaaatattacataaaaacgtcaaagaaaacattaaaatgaaGCCTTAAATGATTACATAATatcgtaaataaaaaaattatcctttttttggataatttttttaggaGACCTCTGTTTatagcaaatattattttactcctttttttggataattaaaatatatccaAAAAAAGGAGTAAAATGATATTTGCTAGTTTTATATTTACGTTATTACATAATCGTTTATGGCttctttttaatgtcttctttgacgtttttatgtaatatttgtaacggtttttttgtattatattttacgTCTGATGACGATCTGTGCAAAAGCAGATCGAAATATTACGAAGAATAAATTTAGTTTGTACGCAGCTGctttttatgctttatattcaaaaaaaagtatatatatatatatatatatatatatatatatatatatatatatatatatatatatatatatatatatatatatacatatatatatatatatatatatatatatttatatatatatatatatatatatatatatatatataaatatatatatatatatatatatataaatatatatatatatatatatatatatatatatatatatatagagagagagagagagagagagagagagagagagagagagagagagagagacagagagagagagagagagagagagagagagagagagacagagagagagagagagagagagagagagcgagagagagagacagagagactaaaaaaactaaataattataacactcgatttatttaaaacattactcCGAGAGTCACGCAAATAGCGATCATCAGATGTTACAAatctcaaataaaaacaacgacaaaaaatatatatatattaaaaatacagtGGAGTGGAAATTGCTCTTTGCAATGACATCGCAAATGGTGGACGCTATTTTCAAACggttgaaaataactttttgaaaggaaaaaagtaaaagggaaaaaaaacatttataaattaaacgaagaataaaatcaacaaaaaagtagaataaataaatgttttaaaagaagaaaagaaagagaaatATCTGAaagaaattaagtaaaaaagtaatgaaaatagaagtaaaaaaaaaaaacaataatgaatgaaatatatgaaaagaatggcaaagaaagaaaaactatttaaacatCGGAACCTCGATCGGCAAatgaagatttttattattttttcatatatttctttagatttctttcatatatttcttaggattatttattttattatttatttatttttctttagttttttagcgTATATAGTTTCACAACTTTTTGTTagtcatttattattattttttttttagttgttatttatttttagtcatatataaatttttatacagttatatataatttgtttttattttcattttaaccatttattatatatgttttattctacCGTGTATTATCATTTATTCTACCGTGTATTATCATTTATTCTACCGTGTATTATCATTTGTTACCGTGTATTATCATTTATACCGTGTATTACATATATACCGTGTATTATCATTACCGTGTATTATCATTTGTGTATTATCATCTACCGTGTATTATCATTTGTCATGATACCGTGTATCATCATTCTACCGTGTATTATCATTTATTCTACCGtgtattatcatttattatatatgttttattctacCGTGTATTatcaggttcgaaacgagctttgagcatattttcgcgtcacggtaaggaaggaggcgtgaacttcctggttaaatgcactaccgcggtgctctgtgacaagaccattaggacttcttggggcacctaaaataaaaaattaaaaaaaaaaaatcttttttaatctttagttttttttttgtttttttttttggcaaaggtaattttttgttttgtttgtaatgtttgttgtaacttttgttttgttttgattttggctgtttttttctgtttatattgtatttatttatttgattataatatttgcaaatattttgattattatattaaaacaactatgattatattaatatatttactaaatctttataacttttttagcaatagTCGTTTTTATGTCATCATTAGTTGTTACGctttgtcagtttattactgtttgtaactgtaactttgtatgTAAAAACGATTGATGCATGGAAAGTTATaccgatttatttaaattattataattactttattattattattattattgttattattattattgttattattatcattattattattatttttattattatttttctttacctccttctgtaaacatttttacaaggtaaaagttaaaaactgtttaaagttTGAAAGGAAGAATGGAAATAATTTTGGAATGTTTCTTCTAGAGTTTGCTTGAAAATGTTTCTCTGTTCATTTACGTTCCACCAACCTAATGAGTATTTCAatgttttctcaaaattttttggGATTTTATCCCCCAACACCACAAAACgtattctatttttttcaaaatatagctTTCCAAAACTTAGTCCACTAATATGGTACACCTGCTGGACATCATctacaaaagattattttaccgTGGGATTGTTAAGTTGAGATTCAATAATATCGTTCGTCGATTTGTAATCCAAAAACGAATAAGTTCAGTTTTGTCTCGTGAATACTTTTTGATATgtcttgcattttaaataacgaGTGTAAATAATTCTGCAtgttttgaaagtttgaaaagcGATTTTAATGCGCTCCTTCCGATTCTGCCTATGTTTTGCATGGTCAAGTCATTGGTTTTACAAAGTTCCAGACTGTAAGTTAATTTTGGTACTACCAAGGTTTGATATAATTGTGTGATAGATTTTGGATGAGCAAAACGGGTTCCAGATTGAACAAGAGTTTAGACAGCTGCCCgaaaattagatattttttccACAATGTGTAGTCTTATCTCATATATCAACTCTTATTCTTGAAAAGATATAtcagttttatataattatcattaaaagttcccaatgaattaaagaaaattcaaaaacacgtcatcacaaaacttttaaaagtttttatatgagcctaattataaaaatgcttcaaaagcgGGTGTCATTTcacttttctattcaaaaattttattccttttgtaatcgaaaataaatttagaaattataaattattattttacaaatactatagtTTCCTCTTAATATTTTGACATTAATAgtattcatatttaaaatataattatttcatttaagaaaaaaaaagttgaaaaatatttgtttacaaatttaatccgccTTTTGTAaaaaagcggcttcactttttGGATCGAAGTTAGActtcaagtttatataataattgGTCTAGACcagttaatataaaatgatatagGGGAGATGTGGGCGCATTGATCGCCGTAGCAGTGTTTTGAAAATTGCGCAGAACCTGAAAGAGatgtaaaaacttattaactacGAAACACATGTAGAACTATCCGGCTTTtggaatatataaatattttgatttaaaaaaatgataaacatgAATAATTTTACCTTTTAAACAACCCTCTCAAAAGATCAATGTACCCCAAACTATGGGGTACTATGATCTCCGACTTGGGGCACATTGATCTTGTATGCGTAATATTATCTAAACGTTTAACACTTCTATAACTAAATCTTGTAAATAATTTAGTCAAAGGGTAATATTGTATAACATATAAtacatctaaattttttaattattttttaaatatagcagTTAAACCCACTagtctaatttttaattaaaaaatgtataaatcacAGCAGCTATAAGCTACCCGCTTTATATACGTTTAAAACTTTACAACAACTTGAAATTTATAAGAACTGAAATATAAAGACTGAAATAAGAATACAACTTTTAAGTTTACAAAACTTGTTAAAAGTACAATATTTTGATTAAGAATATTTCATCATTTGTGAAAGTCAAGTTGTGAAGCAGCTTTTggtttacattgttttttattcctaAGCAAGTAATTCTTAGTTTCTTTCTTATCTTTTGTGGAgactttttgttgatttttggtttgcttcaaaattttcttttcttttgacAAACGAATTTCATTTCTGACAGGAGTATCAGTCAAGATCCTTGTTTTTAACTGcctacttttaacttttttttttctggcaGATGCTTTTGGGTAAGGTTTTAAAACCTCAGGTGAGATTATAGAAGCAACACTTGTTGacactttgtttaaaatacttgtttCAATATTTACTATAGTTATTTCAGACTCTATGTGATTAACATGTGCTGGTATCATTTCAGATTCCATGTTGTTGACAGGAGTGATAGTAACTGTATCTGGAGCAGCTCTATCTGTAACTGATGATGGTAAATATTCGTCATCTTTGAAAATTTCAGAATTGAATGGCTCAATGCCAGCTACTCTAAATCCTGTCTGTATATTAGATGGTGAGAAAGCTTTTGTATACGGTTCTCGAACTTTTGAAACAATATCATAAATGGTCATTGGTCTTGGGTTTGAAACCATCCAATTATCACATGCAGAATCGTAAAACCTTTTCAATGGTCCAAAAACAGTTCTATCTAATGGCTGCAATTTATGGCTGCAATGGGGAGGAAAACTTATCATTGTAATTCCGTGTTGAATTGCAAGCTCCAAGCCTTTAACAGAAATATGACTTTCATGACTGTCGAGAAGTAACAAAACTGGAGATTCCTGAGAACAGTttgaatatttaacaaaatgtttaatcCATTCTATGAAAATTTCTGAGTTCATCCAACCAGAAGGATTTGCAAATCCCACACATCCAGGAGGTCCTTCATTAATCATGTAATCATGAAACTTTACCctaggaaaaataaataatggagGAATGGAATTTCCAATAGCATTAGAGGCACAACATGCAGTTACCAATGTTCCTCGTTCTGCAGATGTGATTCTTCCAACTTGTTTGCTTCCTCTACCAGCTAAAACCTTTACCGGCTTTTGAACGGTTGTTAAAccagtttcatcaacattatatatacaGTTAGGATTATATTTATATCGATTTCTTACCGTtttaagattttgaaaaaactctCTTACAGTGTGTTTGTTAAAAGCTGTTGATCGAGCGAAGCTCGTTGCTTCAGGTGTTCGTAGAGGCAACTCTGGTTGTCTTTTCATAAAACCTTGCAACCAATCAATGcctgcaattttatttttgatacatGATGATGGGCAtatcttattgttttttaaagcaaattcaTATGCCAATAATCGCGTTGACCTAGTTGAAAGGCCATAGTTCATTTTTGATGCAATTAGTAAATaacttgataaacttttttcatcttctGCTGTAAAAACTTGTCTATTGTTGTAGTTAGGCTTGAAAGCTTCATTTGGATTAAGCCTCTTTTTacgacaaaatttttttaaagtcattctATCTATGTTAAACTGACGTGCTACAACATTCAGTTGTGTTCcttctaaaactttattaacagCTACTTTCATTGTTTCACTTGGTATAgcaactttatttgtttttttaattctatttctAACCATTTTAAgatctgtaaaaaaatatatcaataaaaacatatgtttttaataaatgctaatatttaacataataatattatgttaaatattttttaataattatgttaaatattattcttttgatattataaaataatagtattattattactagCTTATAACAtaagtagatttaaaaaatgaaatgctAAAAgctattgtttgtttatatatagtttttttttaaattataaatacaattcCATTCGTTTAACTGTATtgcttataaacaaaaacatgggGCACTTCGTCTTCTATGGGACACTTTGATCCTCCGATCAATGGGCCCCGCATAGTCAAAGATCAATGTACCCCAATAGGTATAGGTAACATATTGATAGCAATATCTACTGTATAAATTGCagccaaataaaaattatatattatattatacaccTAACacttacaaatttaaaataaaattgttgttaacCCATACAgacatctaaataaaaatatatttgaattatagtacgatttaaaaaaatcactttttatgacgagaaacaatattttctttattttttttgacgcTGATAaccttatgaaaaaatattacgAATAATCAATTAGGGAAGCATAATGGTTAATTAAATTGCAACCTCACTTCTAGAAAGGCAAAAATGAACGAGTTAAAGCCAAAAGATCATACTGCCCCGGCGATCAATGCGCCCCCATCTCCCCTACGTGGCTTTTTCGTAAAACttcaaaccaaaattttttgcatatgtTACGTCAATTTCtagcaaaaaaaacttgaaaaaacaaacaagaaataagattttatttttattttttttaggaaaaagtcttttattaaaaatatattgaatatgtttttatggaatattaaattaattgaagaataaataagtttttactatgttatttttttaaaactaattatttatcactattttaattaatacaaaCTCTTATCTGTGAAATGATATATAAGTTTCATATCTTTTTGTACAATTGCATGCACGATAACCAAAATTAATCCAAAAATATAAGATTAATCAtccataaatgatgtcagtGTTTTTACTCAATTTCTCGACTCCCCCTTTGTCAAACTCTGTCAATTTTTGGCCAACCCCCCGTTATATATGATGTCAGTTTTTGTTTACTCCCTCccccctaaaaaaaaataaaagtgcttaaaaaccattgattttttttctgactaaattatacatttatataatagtaGACCTCATcaaattatgttatataatagTCGATATCTCATTAAATAATCAACTAGGCAAATAgtattatatatctttaatataatcTTCCCATGGATTGTTGAAGTGATGATCGATTGAAACACTAAATAATGAATGCTCTCCACGCTCTAAAAGGATATCGTATTCTTGAGGTACAATCAAATTCGTTGCGTCAACTTCATTTTCATCTAACCATTCAGCAGTTTCCGAACTCTTCTGCAAGACGATGACTGCCAAAAAATACTCTCTGACGCTTGGCAGCGGTACGAACTGGTTGGACCCTTTTGATTAGAGGGAGTGTTGTAGCAGAAGAATGGATAGAAGCGTGCTTTTTCAACAGAGCTTGAGAGGCAAAGTAGATATTGCACTTTCTGCAGATTCTATCAGCCAGGCTAGACTGAATTGAAGGACAAAACGCATCATACGGAATAATTGGAAATCCTTTGGCAGTGCGAGAAAGAATACTTTCAATGTTTGATGCGATGAGCATAAAGACGGATGATGGAAACAATTCTTTTGCTCCTTCTGAGACATCTACTGCTTTGAGCCCGTCTCTCGTTTGGTTGACAGGGACAGGTGGCAGAAGAAATCTTGCCCTAATTAGAGTAAAGTAAGAGCTTTTAATAGTCTGACAACAAGAACGATTTTCACTTTTGAGTAAAATATTGACTTGTACGAAGATGATCGGCAATCCAACGTTGATCTTGTAATAAAATGCTCCCTGACTCTAGCTCTGATTTATCTGGATCAATATACTCTGCAATGGTTGGATAATCATCAATTTGTAGATCAGACCAAATATCAGATAAAGCCTGCCCAGCAAAACCAAAGtactgtttttctaaattttcatcTATTGTCCTGCCtgatttaaaaagatatgtTGGTTATTataggttaaaaattatattaataattttataaattaacttttttcaatgtaATAAACTTGAGAATCAAGATGAGTTTCGTAATGTTCATGCGGAAGAATCACCCCATATAATTCTTTACTTAGAGGTGCCATTCGTTGCTCAACTCTGTTGAATGCATTGCGGCCTGGAGCGTTCGTCATGATGAAAAGAGCGTCAAGATTATTCTTCAAGAAATCGTGAATCCTGATTACATTTACTTTCTGGTATCTGGGATTTTCGTCGATTCCTCCATCGACGCTAAACACTACGATAGGCTTAACCATATTAGTTTAAGGATCTCTGGTAATAGAGTCGAATTCTTTGATATCCAAGAGCCGCTGAAAGTCTAATCCATGAGCGAAGACGGTCGGGGATGCGTGTTTTTCTGATCAAAAAGCAATGTAGGTAGGTCCAGAATAAGTAACATTTGTTCATCTTGGGTGTCAATTCGTCGAGAGTTTTAATGctctaaataataaagaaatgtatttagatataattaactttttttacagaaaatgggATTTATTTCGTAAATTATATTCAAATCAAATCTTGAAATTAGTTGTTAAAAtttcaaggatatttacaacAGTGCAAGTACTAATTAAGAGTAAAATTCTAACAAATACAATATTAACAAACATAGCTAAGCTACCATTACCCGAAGAACCTCTGACCGACCTCTTTCATCAGCGGAAGAACCATGGAGAGCAATATCCATAATCGCCTTCAAAAGAAGAGGTTGATCTACTTCTAATGACGGTCTACCAGGTTTCTTtctgatttttagtttttctttgacATCTGGATGCTCCAAGCAGATTTCCTCCATTCTAGCTTTTTTCAGTTCTCTAGTTTTCTTCTGTTGAGCTTGATCATACTTTTTATTGGCCAGTTCTATACATAGATGAGCtactttcttctttttctttttcaaatcatCCTCTTCAGCT encodes:
- the LOC136076197 gene encoding tigger transposable element-derived protein 4-like; amino-acid sequence: MVRNRIKKTNKVAIPSETMKVAVNKVLEGTQLNVVARQFNIDRMTLKKFCRKKRLNPNEAFKPNYNNRQVFTAEDEKSLSSYLLIASKMNYGLSTRSTRLLAYEFALKNNKICPSSCIKNKIAGIDWLQGFMKRQPELPLRTPEATSFARSTAFNKHTVREFFQNLKTVRNRYKYNPNCIYNVDETGLTTVQKPVKVLAGRGSKQVGRITSAERGTLVTACCASNAIGNSIPPLFIFPRVKFHDYMINEGPPGCVGFANPSGWMNSEIFIEWIKHFVKYSNCSQESPVLLLLDSHESHISVKGLELAIQHGITMISFPPHCSHKLQPLDRTVFGPLKRFYDSACDNWMVSNPRPMTIYDIVSKVREPYTKAFSPSNIQTGFRVAGIEPFNSEIFKDDEYLPSSVTDRAAPDTVTITPVNNMESEMIPAHVNHIESEITIVNIETSILNKVSTSVASIISPEVLKPYPKASARKKKVKSRQLKTRILTDTPVRNEIRLSKEKKILKQTKNQQKVSTKDKKETKNYLLRNKKQCKPKAASQLDFHK